The Tripterygium wilfordii isolate XIE 37 chromosome 4, ASM1340144v1, whole genome shotgun sequence genome has a window encoding:
- the LOC119997673 gene encoding peroxiredoxin-2-like, protein MAPIAVGDVLPEGTLSYFDEQDKQQQVSIHSLAAGKKVILFGIPGAFTPVCSTKHVPGFIEKAAELKAKGVDEILCISVNDAFVMKAWAKTFPDNEKVKFLADGTATYTHALGLELDLAGIGLGTRSKRFALLVEDLKVKTANIESGGEFTVSSADDMLKAL, encoded by the exons ATGGCCCCGATCGCCGTTGGTGACGTGTTGCCGGAGGGGACCCTCTCGTACTTCGACGAGCAGGATAAGCAGCAACAAGTGTCCATTCACTCTCTCGCTGCCGGCAAGAAGGTTATCCTCTTTGGGATTCCCGGTGCTTTCACCCCCGTTTGCAG CACGAAGCATGTACCTGGATTCATTGAGAAGGCTGCGGAGCTGAAGGCCAAGGGAGTCGATGAAATTCTGTGCATCAGTG TTAATGACGCCTTCGTCATGAAAGCATGGGCCAAAACTTTCCCTGACAACGAAAAAGTGAAGTTCCTAGCTGATGGCACGGCTACATACACTCATGCTCTTGGTCTTGAGCTTGACCTGGCTGGGATTGGTCTTGGCACTCGTTCTAAGAGGTTTGCTCTCTTGGTCGAGGACCTTAAGGTGAAGACTGCAAACATCGAGTCTGGTGGAGAATTTACAGTCTCCAGTGCCGATGATATGCTTAAGGCTCTTTAA
- the LOC119996079 gene encoding protein tesmin/TSO1-like CXC 5, whose translation MGEGEGREFPAKNAVAAQSDAHGNATVAADFPAKKPARQLDFTGVPSRGSVVLPEYPQPREVPQQEPVAASAQIQTHTQTPVGAMPVGTSHTQNPSARSLKPESPKSRPRPSVEVKDGTPKKQKQCNCKHSRCLKLYCECFASGIYCDGCNCVNCYNNVENEAARREAVEATLERNPNAFRPKIASSPHGTRDNREEAGEILVLAKHNKGCHCKKSGCLKKYCECFQANILCSENCKCMDCKNFEGSEERQALFHGEHANNMAYIQQAANAAITGAIGSSGYASPPVSKKRKGQELLFGPIAKDSSLHRLGQFQPANPVMGSALSSSAPVVRAGSSATLGPSKFTYRSLLADIIQPQDVRELCSVLVVVSEETAKTLTDKGTEDQTGTSLASPTLERLQGQKESDPQKRVSDDCLSANQEDKVAPVNSSSGGTELPMRRPMSPGTLALMCDEQDTIFMSASSPNRITSHGCNTTSQLHHGQRMNEAYAEQERVVLTKFRDCLNRLITFGEIKETRCSKLSRTEIGSPQDPSSNGPANARIENGKQQVPVSNGVAQPPAKMPQMITGAVSASNKDLPKIPALPENTDNRPKA comes from the exons atggGGGAAGGTGAGGGACGCGAATTCCCTGCGAAAAATGCTGTGGCGGCTCAATCGGATGCCCATGGGAACGCCACTGTGGCGGCTGATTTCCCGGCGAAGAAGCCCGCCAGGCAGCTGGATTTCACGGGCGTGCCATCGCGGGGAAGCGTCGTGCTGCCAGAATATCCGCAACCACGAGAAGTGCCGCAGCAGGAGCCAGTGGCGGCATCTGCTCAGATacagacacacacacagacGCCGGTGGGGGCCATGCCCGTGGGAACGTCCCACACACAGAATCCTTCGGCGAGGAGTTT AAAACCAGAATCTCCTAAATCAAGACCAAGACCCAGTGTTGAAGTAAAAGATGGGACTCCAAAGAAGCAAAAACAGTGCAACTGTAAACATTCCCGGTGCCTGAAGTT GTATTGTGAGTGCTTTGCTTCTGGAATATACTGTGATGGCTGTAATTGTGTAAATTGTTATAACAACGTTGAAAATGAAGCTGCTAGGCGAGAAGCTGTCGAAGCAACTTTAGAGCGTAATCCAAATGCCTTCAGGCCAAAGATTGCCAGCAGCCCACATGGAACACGCGATAATAGA GAGGAGGCTGGGGAAATTCTAGTGTTGGCAAAGCACAACAAGGGATGCCACTGCAAAAAATCAGGGTGTCTCAAAAAATACTGTGAGTGCTTTCAGGCCAATATTCTGTGCTCTGAAAATTGCAAGTGCATGGATTGCAAGAATTTTGAAGGAAGTGAAGAGAGGCAGGCTCTTTTTCATGGTGAACATGCCAACAACATGGCATATATTCAGCAGGCAGCAAATGCTGCCATAACTGGAGCTATTGGATCATCTGGTTATGCATCACCTCCTGTatctaagaaaagaaaaggccaGGAGCTCTTGTTTGGGCCAATAGCTAAGGATTCCTCTCTTCACAGGCTTGGACAATTTCAACCG GCAAACCCTGTTATGGGTTCTGCACTCTCGTCTTCCGCTCCTGTAGTTCGAGCTGGTAGCTCTGCAACACTGGGTCCTTCAAAATTCACATATAG gtcTCTCTTAGCAGACATTATCCAACCACAGGACGTGAGAGAACTTTGCTCAGTCTTGGTTGTTGTATCGGAGGAAACTGCAAAGACACTTACAG ACAAGGGAACAGAAGACCAAACAGGAACTTCCCTTGCGTCACCAACACTAGAAAGATTGCAAGGCCAGAAGGAATCTGATCCGCAGAAAAGGGTGTCTGATGATTGTTTGAGTGCAAATCAGGAAGATAAAGTTGCGCCTGTTAATTCAAGTTCAGGTGGTACTGAACTGCCAATGAGAAGGCCTATGTCTCCTGGAACGTTAGCATTGATGTGCGATGAACAAGATACAATATTTATGTCAGCGTCTTCCCCTAATAGAATAACTAGTCATGGTTGCAACACAACTTCACAGTTGCATCATGGACAACGCATGAATGAGGCTTATGCAGAGCAGGAAAGAGTAGTTTTGACAAAATTTCGAGATTGCCTCAATAGGCTCATTACTTTTGGAGAGATTAAAG AAACAAGGTGTTCGAAATTATCAAGAACTGAAATTGGGAGTCCACAGGACCCAAGCAGCAATGGCCCTGCAAATGCCAGAATTGAAAATGGGAAGCAACAGGTACCTGTAAGCAATGGTGTAGCCCAACCCCCTGCAAAGATGCCTCAGATGATTACCGGAGCAGTTTCTGCCTCTAATAAGGATCTTCCAAAAATTCCAGCCCTTCCGGAAAATACAGATAATAGGCCTAAGGCATAA
- the LOC119997427 gene encoding rac-like GTP-binding protein ARAC7 isoform X1 — MSALQFIKCVTVGDGAVGKTCMLICYTSNKFPTDYIPTVFDNFSANVAVDGNIVNLGLWDTAGQEDYSRLRPLSYRGADIFVLAFSLISRASYENVLKKWMPELRRFAPNVPIVLVGTKLDLRDDRGYLADHMSSNFVTSAQGEELRKQIGAAAYIECSSKTQQNVKAVFDTAIKVVLQPPRRKEMVRKKRRRSTGCSIASIICGGCVA, encoded by the exons ATGAGTGCTTTACAGTTCATCAAATGTGTTACGGTTGGAGATGGAGCTGTTGGGAAGACCTGCATGCTCATTTGTTACACCAGCAACAAGTTCCCCACT gACTATATCCCCACAGTTTTTGATAATTTCAGTGCCAATGTGGCTGTGGATGGCAACATTGTCAATCTGGGTCTGTGGGATACAGCAG GTCAGGAAGATTATAGCAGACTGAGGCCTCTGAGCTACAGAGGTGCAGACATATTTGTGTTAGCTTTCTCATTAATAAGTAGGGCAAGTTATGAGAACGTTCTTAAGAAG TGGATGCCTGAGCTACGTCGATTTGCACCCAACGTTCCAATTGTGCTTGTTGGAACTAAGTTAG ATCTTCGTGATGACAGAGGATATCTGGCTGATCATATGAGCTCCAATTTCGTAACATCTGCTCAG GGAGAGGAACTGAGGAAACAGATTGGTGCAGCGGCTTATATCGAGTGCAGCTCTAAGACTCAGCAG AATGTCAAGGCAGTTTTTGATACTGCAATCAAGGTGGTTCTTCAACCTCCAAGGCGTAAGGAGATGGTAAGGAAGAAAAGGCGCAGAAGTACTGGTTGCTCAATCGC AAGCATTATTTGCGGAGGTTGTGTTGCTTAA
- the LOC119997426 gene encoding cyclin-dependent kinase F-1-like — protein sequence MDLNPPPPKSWSIHTRPEIIAKYEIQERVGSGAYSDVYRALRLSDNLEVALKEVHDYQSAFREIEALQILQGIPNVVVLHEHFWREDEDAVLVLEFLRTDLATVIKEAKKGGGLQVGEVKRWMMQILCGVDACHRNMVMHRDLKPGNMLISDNGVLKLADFGQARMLMEPGYVAADANQEQGSISKEEYFREMDEVKAEISLDEMAKQTNVHDENTSCHATCTTGDIEEDPFKETCSYEAHEGEDLRHGFWTSCVGTRWFRAPELLYGSTDYGLEVDLWSLGCIFAELLSLDPLFPGNSDIDQLGRIINVLGNLTEDVWPGCSRLPDYRIISFSKVENPIGLEGCLPNRARDEISLVKKLVCYNPASRAAAMELLHDKYFVEEPLPIPISELRVPLSKSWQDEESPGEWYNYNDSDSDFDEFGPPRVTTTHSGFSIQFP from the exons ATGGACCTGAACCCGCCACCACCGAAGAGCTGGAGCATCCACACTCGACCCGAGATTATCGCCAAGTACGAAATCCAAGAACGTGTGGGCTCCGGCGCTTACTCCGATGTCTACAGGGCGCTTCGCCTGTCCGACAATCTGGAGGTGGCTCTCAAGGAGGTACATGACTACCAGTCTGCGTTCCGCGAGATCGAGGCCCTGCAGATCCTCCAGGGGATCCCTAATGTCGTAGTTTTGCACGAGCACTTTTGGCGGGAGGACGAGGACGCTGTCTTGGTGTTAGAGTTCTTGAGGACGGATTTGGCTACGGTGATTAAAGAGGCAAAGAAGGGAGGCGGGCTTCAGGTTGGGGAGGTCAAGAGATGGATGATGCAGATTCTGTGTGGAGTGGACGCTTGTCACAGGAATATGGTCATGCATCGCGATTTGAAGCCTGGGAATATGTTGATATCCGATAATGGAGTGCTCAAGTTAGCAGACTTTGGGCAG GCGAGGATGCTCATGGAGCCTGGATATGTTGCAGCAGATGCCAATCAAGAACAAGGTTCCATAAGTAAGGAGGAATATTTTAGAGAGATGGATGAGGTCAAGGCTGAAATATCCCTGGATGAAATGGCCAAACAAACCAATGTCCATGATGAAAATACATCTTGTCATGCGACTTGCACAACAGGTGACATTGAAGAAGATCCTTTCAAGGAGACGTGTTCTTACGAGGCACATGAAGGTGAAGACCTTAGGCATGGTTTTTGGACATCATGTGTGGGAACTCGCTGGTTCAGGGCCCCTGAACTTCTCTATGGGTCTACAGATTATGGACTAGAGGTTGATTTGTGGTCTTTGGGATGTATTTTTGCGGAGCTTTTAAGTCTTGATCCCCTTTTTCCTGGGAATTCTGATATTGATCAGCTCGGTAGGATTATCAATGTGTTGGGAAATCTGACTGAAGATGTCTGGCCGGGTTGTTCAAGACTTCCTGATTACAGAATAATTTCATTCTCTAAGGTAGAAAATCCAATTGGTTTAGAAGGCTGTCTTCCCAACCGTGCCCGTGATGAAATCTCGCTGGTTAAAAAGCTTGTTTGTTACAACCCTGCTAGTAGAGCTGCCGCAATGGAACTGCTCCATGACAAGTATTTCGTTGAGGAGCCTCTTCCAATTCCCATATCTGAACTGCGGGTTCCTTTGTCTAAGAGTTGGCAAGATGAGGAATCTCCAGGTGAGTGGTATAATTACAATGACTCAGATTCTGATTTCGATGAATTTGGCCCTCCAAGAGTTACCACCACCCACTCTGGTTTTTCCATTCAGTTCCCCTGA
- the LOC119997427 gene encoding rac-like GTP-binding protein ARAC7 isoform X2 yields MSALQFIKCVTVGDGAVGKTCMLICYTSNKFPTDYIPTVFDNFSANVAVDGNIVNLGQEDYSRLRPLSYRGADIFVLAFSLISRASYENVLKKWMPELRRFAPNVPIVLVGTKLDLRDDRGYLADHMSSNFVTSAQGEELRKQIGAAAYIECSSKTQQNVKAVFDTAIKVVLQPPRRKEMVRKKRRRSTGCSIASIICGGCVA; encoded by the exons ATGAGTGCTTTACAGTTCATCAAATGTGTTACGGTTGGAGATGGAGCTGTTGGGAAGACCTGCATGCTCATTTGTTACACCAGCAACAAGTTCCCCACT gACTATATCCCCACAGTTTTTGATAATTTCAGTGCCAATGTGGCTGTGGATGGCAACATTGTCAATCTGG GTCAGGAAGATTATAGCAGACTGAGGCCTCTGAGCTACAGAGGTGCAGACATATTTGTGTTAGCTTTCTCATTAATAAGTAGGGCAAGTTATGAGAACGTTCTTAAGAAG TGGATGCCTGAGCTACGTCGATTTGCACCCAACGTTCCAATTGTGCTTGTTGGAACTAAGTTAG ATCTTCGTGATGACAGAGGATATCTGGCTGATCATATGAGCTCCAATTTCGTAACATCTGCTCAG GGAGAGGAACTGAGGAAACAGATTGGTGCAGCGGCTTATATCGAGTGCAGCTCTAAGACTCAGCAG AATGTCAAGGCAGTTTTTGATACTGCAATCAAGGTGGTTCTTCAACCTCCAAGGCGTAAGGAGATGGTAAGGAAGAAAAGGCGCAGAAGTACTGGTTGCTCAATCGC AAGCATTATTTGCGGAGGTTGTGTTGCTTAA